A region from the Silene latifolia isolate original U9 population chromosome 7, ASM4854445v1, whole genome shotgun sequence genome encodes:
- the LOC141590985 gene encoding glycolipid transfer protein 1-like has translation MEGNVFSDALDAVKHIKSEEGNILTKSFLDLCKLLLPLIDHFGPSMSCIKADIAHHILKLESKFASNPSKYSELYTITREEVQSKVARSTSSCTNGFVWLNRAMDFMVHFFSNLLEHPEWSMSQACKDSYKKTLKKWHGWIAISTFKVLIKLVPERKKFMEWVGMSSEVNAEIDKLCKMFAPVLEDNHKFLVSVGVDDFKAP, from the exons ATGGAAGGAAACGTGTTTAGTGATGCATTGGATGCAGTAAAGCATATTAAATCTGAAGAGGGGAATATTCTCACCAAGTCTTTCTTAGATTTGTGCAAACTTCTCTTGCCTCTTATAG ACCATTTCGGCCCGTCGATGTCATGCATAAAGGCTGATATTGCGCATCACATTTTG aaATTGGAGTCGAAATTTGCTTCAAACCCGTCAAAATACAGTGAATTATACACCATAACAAGAGAGGAGGTTCAAAGTAAAGTAGCTAGGAGTACATCAAGCTGTACAAATGGATTTGTCTGGTTGAACAG GGCTATGGATTTTATGGTTCATTTTTTCAGCAACTTGTTAGAGCATCCTGAATGGTCAATGTCACAGGCTTGTAAAGATTCTTACAAGAAAACCCTTAAGAAATGGCATGGTTGGATTGCTATCTCTACGTTCAAG GTGCTTATTAAGCTAGTACCAGAAAGAAAGAAATTTATGGAGTGGGTAGGCATGAGTAGCGAAGTAAATGCTGAGATTGATAAATTATGCAAAATGTTTGCACCAGTGCTTGAAGATAATCATAAGTTCTTGGTAAGTGTCGGAGTTGATGACTTCAAAGCTCCTTGA
- the LOC141591989 gene encoding CRIB domain-containing protein RIC7-like yields the protein MSKNMKGLLKGLRYISQIFEEGEEEKEIQIGFPTDVKHVAHIGWDGPSVTSPSWMDDFKSTPGNASSNGDTNRNVEEADWGSQDSTTKKSVRDSPGRDLPSLPKSSRRQPSVDSIGSTDSPLGSPTQKTRSSRRRSKQKDQSTNSPRGGESSSQSLPNIPKKSRRKKSKDSEDGSVRSSTSKSKEKGSRHGSRHKSDDGSITKYIDDGAPSSALTSLKEDEVKEE from the exons ATGAGCAAAAACATGAAGGGCCTATTGAAGGGGCTTAGATACATTTCTCAGATTTTTG AGGAGGGGGAGGAAGAGAAGGAGATACAAATAGGGTTTCCTACAGATGTAAAGCATGTAGCTCATATTGGATGGGACGGTCCATCCGTAACTTCTCCAAGCTGG ATGGATGATTTCAAATCAACTCCAGGAAATGCTTCATCTAATGGAGACACCAATAGGAATGTCGAAGAGGCCGATTGGGGTTCACAAG ACTCGACGACCAAGAAAAGCGTAAGAGACTCTCCAGGCCGAGACTTACCATCCTTACCAAAGTCATCAAGACGACAACCATCAGTCGACAGCATAGGATCAACAGACTCCCCACTTGGAAGTCCGACTCAAAAGACAAGGTCATCAAGGAGACGTTCCAAACAAAAGGATCAAAGTACCAATAGCCCTCGAGGAGGGGAATCGTCTTCCCAAAGTCTTCCCAACATACCTAAAAAATCTCGAAGAAAAAAGTCCAAGGATAGCGAGGATGGGTCAGTTCGATCATCCACTTCTAAGTCAAAAGAGAAAGGTTCGAGACATGGGTCTAGACATAAATCAGATGACGGGTCTATTACTAAGTATATTGATGATGGAGCTCCAAGTTCGGCCTTGACGTCTCTAAAGGAAGACGAGGTGAAGGAAGAATGA
- the LOC141591990 gene encoding beta-glucosidase 12-like, which translates to MQLQKMARFLILLIFFTLQIFTASAIYSNINNTVKISNGNNDTIGPDYGISFLNRSSFPDFIFGSASSAYQFEGGASEDGKGANIWDTYTHKFPGNIADGNNGDVADDSYHRYKDDVKILKEMGLDAYRFSISWSRILPYGKVSKGVNNKGIMYYHNLIDELLANGIQPFITLFHWDLPQPLQDEYGGFLSPLIVDDFKDYADLCFREYGDKVKHWMTLNEPWSYSTGNLRVAVFSSSQCSMSKPDACKVDYGTQPYLTGHYQLLSHAAAVQVYRHNYQESQKGVIGIVLNSNWFIPYSQAKHNRNSALRALDFMFGWYMDPVTHGDYPHTMRSLVGSRLPKFTRNQSALLKGSYDFLGVNYYTSTYAAYAPNNKNVPPSYKTDSLVNLTFVREGIPIGPRAASDWLYVYPRGIHDLLLYIKAKYNNPSIYITENGIDEFNVPGLPVEEALVDSTRIDYYHSHLSFIQHAIKDGVNMKGYFAWSLLDNFEWNSGYTVRFGIYYVDYRDGQRYPKSSAKWFKNFLNT; encoded by the exons ATGCAACTTCAAAAAATGGCGCGCTTTCTCATATTACTAATCTTTTTCACACTTCAAATTTTCACTGCATCTGCTATTTACAGTaatatcaataatactgttaaaATTTCCAACGGCAATAACGATACAATTGGTCCCGATTATGGCATTAGTTTCTTAAATCGTAGCAGTTTTCCTGATTTTATTTTTGGCTCTGCTTCTTCTGCTTATCAG TTTGAAGGGGGAGCAAGTGAAGATGGGAAAGGAGCAAACATATGGGatacttacactcataaattcCCAG GTAATATAGCAGACGGGAACAATGGAGATGTGGCAGATGATTCATACCATCGTTACAAG GATGATGTGAAGATCTTGAAGGAAATGGGACTAGATGCTTACAGATTCTCCATTTCATGGTCAAGAATATTGCCTT ATGGGAAAGTGAGCAAGGGTGTGAACAACAAAGGAATAATGTACTACCACAATCTTATTGATGAACTCTTGGCAAATG GCATACAACCATTCATCACTCTTTTCCATTGGGATCTTCCTCAACCTTTACAAGATGAATATGGTGGATTTCTTAGCCCACTTATTGT GGACGACTTTAAGGACTATGCAGACCTTTGCTTTAGAGAATATGGAGACAAGGTGAAGCATTGGATGACACTAAATGAACCATGGAGTTACAGTACAGGCAACTTAAGAGTCGCCGTATTTTCATCCAGCCAATGTTCCATGTCCAAACCAGATGCCTGCAAAGTAGACTATGGCACACAACCTTACTTGACAGGCCATTACCAGCTTCTTTCTCATGCAGCTGCAGTCCAAGTCTATAGACACAATTATCAG GAATCCCAGAAAGGTGTAATTGGCATTGTTCTGAATTCAAATTGGTTCATTCCATATTCTCAAGCAAAGCATAACCGCAACTCAGCACTTAGAGCTCTAGATTTCATGTTCGGCTG GTACATGGACCCAGTAACACACGGAGACTACCCTCACACAATGCGCTCTTTAGTAGGAAGCCGCTTACCAAAGTTCACAAGAAATCAGTCTGCTTTGCTAAAAGGATCTTATGATTTCCTAGGCGTAAACTATTACACAAGCACATATGCAGCATATGCTCCTAATAATAAAAATGTGCCTCCCAGCTATAAAACTGATTCCCTGGTCAACCTCACAT TTGTGCGGGAAGGGATTCCGATTGGTCCAAGG GCAGCTTCGGATTGGCTTTATGTTTATCCAAGAGGAATTCATGATCTCCTACTTTATATAAAAGCAAAGTACAATAACCCATCCATTTATATCACAGAAAATG GAATCGACGAGTTCAACGTTCCCGGACTACCAGTAGAGGAAGCATTGGTTGATAGCACGAGGATAGATTACTACCATAGCCATCTATCTTTCATCCAACATGCTATTAA GGATGGCGTTAATATGAAAGGATACTTTGCTTGGTCGTTGTTGGATAATTTCGAGTGGAACTCGGGTTACACAGTTCGATTTGGCATCTATTATGTTGACTACAGAGACGGGCAAAGATACCCGAAGAGTTCAGCAAAGTGGTTCAAGAATTTCCTTAACACCTAA
- the LOC141591991 gene encoding thioredoxin-like fold domain-containing protein MRL7, chloroplastic: MSIFMSNVVPRDCLSFSATNSISQTPRPYFSLLPGIPLSTVNSYSAWARSCFPTSTFIAWKGIRHVQHCVAAAHNSDADGESDSKSKPKTQGKGKSKKNNSPQTETNNVAEKQPTTIPRKPRRGRRSEAVAVEDFVRGSLEKTFASIREKNPDVFARKEQLFKKVREKAEDDDSDDEDDDDDDDDYDDNQTKKQMVVEDDDPDWPLDADVGWGIRASDYFEKNAIKNVVGDDGLEIDWEGELDNSWIREINSLEWETFAFHPSPLIVLVFERYNRPADNWKLLKELEKAFLVYWNAKDRLPPRAVKLDIKIERDLAYALKVKQCPQLLFLSGQRILYREKELRTADELVQMIAYFYYRAKKPSWIDDTALTRKS; encoded by the exons ATGTCTATCTTTATGTCTAATGTTGTTCCTCGAGATTGTCTTTCTTTTTCTGCTACAAATTCCATCAGTCAAACTCCTCGGCCATATTTCTCTTTACTTCCCGGAATCCCTTTATCTACTGTAAATAGTTACAGTGCATGGGCTCGTTCATGTTTTCCCACGTCAACTTTTATTGCTTGGAAGGGCATCCGACATGTTCAGCACTGTGTGGCGGCAGCACACAACTCTGATGCAGACGGGGAGTCTGATTCCAAGTCCAAACCCAAAACACAAGGAAAAGGAAAATCAAAGAAAAACAACTCTCCTCAAACTGAGACTAATAATGTTGCAGAAAAACAACCAACAACGATCCCAAGAAAGCCAAGACGTGGACGTAGGAGTGAAGCTGTTGCTGTCGAGGATTTTGTACGTGGCTCACTTGAAAAGACTTTTGCTTCTATCCGAGAGAAGAACCCTGATGTCTTTGCAAGGAAAGAGCAACTTTTTAAGAAAGTGAGGGAAAAGGCTGAAGATGACGAtagtgatgatgaagatgatgacgatgatgatgatgattatgatgataaTCAAACTAAGAAGCAGATGGTAGTTGAAGATGATGATCCCGATTGGCCATTAGACGCCGATGTGGGATGGGGTATCAGGGCATCAGATTATTTTGAGAAGAATGCTATCAAAAATGTGGTTGGAGATGATGGTCTTGAAATTGACTGGGAAGGTGAATTGGACAATAGCTGGATACGGGAAATCAACAGCCTTGAGTGGGAAACCTTTGCTTTTCATCCAAGCCCATTGATTGTTCTAGTCTTCGAAAGATACAACAG GCCAGCTGATAACTGGAAGCTTTTGAAGGAGCTAGAGAAGGCTTTCCTGGTTTATTGGAATGCTAAGGATCGACTCCCCCCTCGT GCTGTTAAATTGGACATCAAGATAGAGAGAGATTTAGCTTATGCTCTTAAAGTCAAACAATGTCCGCAGTTATTATTTCTAAGCGGACAGAGGATTCTGTACCGTGAAAAGG AGCTCAGAACAGCAGATGAATtggtccaaatgattgcatatttcTACTACAGAGCCAAGAAGCCTTCGTGGATTGATGACACCGCTCTTACACGCAAAAGTTAA
- the LOC141589891 gene encoding uncharacterized protein LOC141589891 — translation MRACKIIIKKGFAYKVKYFAHKMLHGSMKEHYSKLGSYIQALRDEEPNSVFILSTIPGKNPVFHRFFVCFDALKQGWVRGCRKVLCVDACFLKTFLGGQLIAATGRDANEQMYPLVWAIVEGENNDSYEWFFQQLKNTLGEANGEGWTIISDQHKSIVTMVAQEFPKAEHRIFARHIFAKWHKSYKGDEMKLLFWSCAKAYNMSDYNLALDELREVDPKAADAFVACDPSLFCRAFVDTTTKCDVIVSNMAETFNAYIIEARSKHLIYMLEDIRSAMMKRLAVKKAEMERKAITVCPRVQQKLEEEKEKSVDYYVLPSSATVFQVKIGIDEVSVNLEKRTCTCKKWDLTGIPCNHVAAAIFDIHGQPEDYVIDLYKKDAYLKAYSEPIAALPLVQVKNIGQRLTYL, via the exons ATGAGAGCTTGTAAAATCATCATCAAAAAAGGGTTTGCATATAAGGTTAAGTACTTTGCTCATAAGATGTTACATGGCTCTATGAAAGAGCATTACAGCAAACTTGGGAGTTATATTCAGGCTCTCAGAGATGAAGAGCCAAACAGTGTGTTTATCTTGTCTACAATTCCAGGTAAAAATCCAGTTTTTCATAGGTTTTTTGTATGCTTTGATGCATTGAAGCAAGGTTGGGTAAGGGGTTGTAGGAAGGTGTTGTGTGTGGATGCCTGCTTCCTGAAAACTTTCTTGGGAGGGCAATTGATAGCTGCCACTGGAAGAGATGCAAATGAACAAATGTATCCTCTTGTCTGGGCTATAGTAGAAGGAGAAAACAATGATAGCTACGAGTGGTTCTTTCAACAATTGAAGAACACCCTAGGAGAGGCAAATGGTGAAGGTTGGACTATCATTTCAGATCAGCATAAG AGCATAGTTACCATGGTTGCTCAGGAATTTCCAAAGGCTGAACATAGGATTTTTGCTAGGCACATATTTGCCAAGTGGCACAAATCCTATAAAGGTGATGAAATGAAGCTATTGTTTTGGAGTTGTGCCAAAGCATACAATATGTCTGACTACAACTTGGCTTTGGATGAGTTGAGGGAGGTTGATCCTAAAGCAGCAGATGCTTTTGTTGCTTGTGATCCATCTTTGTTCTGTAGGGCTTTTGTGGATACCACAACCAAGTGTGATGTCATTGTTAGTAATATGGCTGAAACATTCAACGCTTACATCATAGAAGCTAGGTCTAAGCATTTGATCTATATGCTTGAAGACATAAGGTCAGCCATGATGAAAAGATTAGCAGTTAAGAAAGCTGAAATGGAGAGGAAAGCCATCACTGTATGTCCAAGAGTTCAGCAAAAACTAGAAGAGGAGAAAGAGAAATCTGTAGATTATTATGTGTTACCATCATCAGCTACTGTTTTCCAAGTGAAAATTGGCATAGATGAGGTAAGTGTGAACTTAGAGAAGAGAACCTGCACTTGTAAAAAATGGGACTTGACTGGGATCCCATGTAATCATGTTGCTGCAGCCATTTTTGACATCCATGGTCAGCCAGAAGACTATGTGATTGACCTGTACAAAAAAGATGCATATCTTAAAGCTTATAGTGAGCCCATTGCGGCATTGCCCCTTGTCCAGGTCAAAAATATTGGCCAAAGATTGACCTACCTTTAA